One window from the genome of Penaeus monodon isolate SGIC_2016 chromosome 4, NSTDA_Pmon_1, whole genome shotgun sequence encodes:
- the LOC119572301 gene encoding uncharacterized protein LOC119572301, whose protein sequence is MVFIKVLLVAAICIYQGAAKCAYEDQIECRTSNKCVGLSSLCNGRGNCGDRSDEEESFCYIWRQALCVEPGSLYCRTGKTLTCLPINEYCNKSYPPCDDKDERLCQMFKDGKLTPYDEIVVQTNVILAEISGEEFLEKFNVTIEHPDCPHLYTRVGDHCLSFLYFGLVNWGEARSFCKMNGGDLLTFQDGVGIFYEIVRHLREHKITSDFWVGGAIRNETWTWVDGNPIELGTPYWSLRTNPDCQHLNQTVIYEKSCNQYLQRPLTPVVGMCAALTFENFFYMSDEDCLTKKSPLCVAGKEPTVKV, encoded by the exons ATGGTATTCATCAAGGTCTTGTTAGTAGCAGCGATTTGCATTTACCAAG GTGCGGCGAAGTGTGCTTACGAGGACCAGATCGAGTGCAGGACGAGTAATAAATGTGTGGGGTTAAGCAGCCTCTGCAACGGAAGGGGCAACTGCGGCGACAGATCCGATGAGGAAGAAAGCTTCTGCTAC ATTTGGCGCCAGGCATTATGCGTAGAACCTGGATCATTATATTGCAGAACAGGGAAGACGTTGACCTGCTTGCCCATCAATGAATACTGCAATAAGTCCTACCCTCCTTGCGATGATAAAGACGAGCGCTTGTGCCAG ATGTTCAAGGATGGAAAACTTACACCTTATGATGAGATCGTGGTACAGACGAATGTGATTTTAGCCGAAATTTCGGGTGAAGAGTTCCTTGAAAAGTTCAACGTTACAATTGAACACCCCGATTGTCCTCACCTGTACACACGTGTTGGCGACCACTGCTTGTCATTCCTTTACTTTGGATTG GTCAATTGGGGAGAAGCTCGCTCTTTCTGCAAGATGAATGGTGGTGACCTTTTGACCTTTCAAGATGGCGTCGGGATCTTCTACGAAATCGTCCGCCATCTCCGCGAGCACA AGATCACCTCGGACTTCTGGGTTGGGGGAGCCATAAGGAACGAGACATGGACATGGGTGGACGGTAACCCCATTGAGCTGGGAACCCCCTACTGGTCCCTCAG AACGAACCCTGATTGCCAGCATCTCAACCAGACCGTTATTTACGAGAAGTCTTGTAATCAGTACCTGCAACGACCTTTGACTCCCGTCGTAGGCATGTGCGCCGCCCTTACTTTCGAAAACTTCTTCTACATGAGCGACGAAGACTGCCTAACGAAGAAGAGCCCTCTGTGCGTCGCAGGAAAAGAACCTACTGTGAAGGTGTGA
- the LOC119572302 gene encoding uncharacterized protein LOC119572302, translating into MVFIKVLLVAAFCIYQGVARCTPWSQIKCKTNDKCVHIYDLCNGWYDCDDKSDEEDRLCSDSSIWGKTLCTTPGTLLCKQGDNKRCLPARRYCTSSNLPCEDRDERLCQMFNDGKLIPYDEIVVRSNVFLAEISGQEFHEKFNVTIEHPDCPHLYTRVGDHCLSFFFFGLVNWGEARSFCKMNGGDLLTFQDGVGTFYEIVRHLREHNITSDFWVGGAVRNKTWTWVDGNPIELGTPYWSLRTNPDCQHLNQTVIYEKSCNQYLQRPLTPVVGMCAALTFENFFYMSDEDCLTKKSPLCVAGKEPTVKV; encoded by the exons ATGGTATTCATCAAGGTCTTGTTAGTAGCAGCGTTTTGCATTTACCAAG GTGTGGCGAGGTGTACCCCCTGGAGCCAGATCAAGTGCAAGACGAACGATAAATGTGTGCACATCTACGACCTCTGCAACGGATGGTACGACTGCGACGATAAATCCGACGAAGAAGACAGATTGTGCTCTGATTCATCA ATTTGGGGCAAAACACTCTGCACAACACCTGGAACATTACTTTGCAAACAAGGGGATAACAAGAGATGCTTGCCCGCCAGGAGATACTGCACTTCGTCCAACCTTCCTTGCGAAGATAGAGACGAGCGCCTGTGCCAG ATGTTCAACGATGGAAAGCTTATACCTTATGATGAGATCGTGGTACGGTCGAACGTGTTTTTGGCCGAAATTTCGGGTCAAGAGTTCCATGAAAAGTTCAACGTTACAATTGAACACCCCGATTGTCCTCACCTGTACACACGTGTTGGCGACCACTGcttgtcattctttttctttggatTG GTCAATTGGGGAGAAGCTCGCTCTTTCTGCAAGATGAATGGCGGTGACCTTTTGACCTTTCAAGATGGCGTCGGGACCTTCTACGAAATCGTCCGCCACCTCCGCGAGCACA ATATCACCTCGGACTTCTGGGTTGGGGGAGCCGTAAGGAACAAGACATGGACATGGGTGGACGGTAACCCCATTGAGCTGGGAACCCCCTACTGGTCCCTCAG AACGAACCCTGATTGCCAGCATCTCAACCAGACCGTCATTTACGAGAAGTCTTGTAATCAGTACCTGCAACGACCTTTGACTCCCGTCGTAGGCATGTGCGCTGCCCTTACTTTCGAGAACTTCTTCTACATGAGCGACGAAGACTGCCTAACGAAGAAGAGCCCTCTGTGCGTCGCAGGAAAAGAACCTACTGTAAAGGTGTGA